From one Staphylococcus kloosii genomic stretch:
- a CDS encoding putative quinol monooxygenase: MITVNAIMKVNPDKREQYLELVSPLIEAANKEEGSLYYEHFEKTDEPNTFAMIERYKDEEAAQAHNNSDHFKHFFANVPQLLVAKPDITISTSK, encoded by the coding sequence ATGATTACCGTAAACGCCATTATGAAAGTGAACCCAGACAAACGCGAACAATATTTAGAATTAGTAAGTCCCTTAATCGAAGCAGCAAATAAAGAGGAAGGTTCTTTATATTATGAACACTTCGAAAAAACGGATGAACCTAATACATTTGCAATGATTGAACGTTATAAAGATGAAGAAGCTGCACAAGCTCATAATAACTCTGATCATTTTAAACACTTTTTTGCTAATGTGCCTCAGTTGTTAGTTGCTAAACCAGACATTACAATAAGTACAAGTAAATAG
- the budA gene encoding acetolactate decarboxylase → MLYQHGTLGTLMAGMLDGTAKISDILQHGDLGIGTLTGSDGEVIIVDGIAYHANEHNEFTELTGNEMTPFATVTPFDPDLQFDVRVISDQEAVLNEVLHQVNSENIFIAVKITGKFEMMHVRMMPKQDKPYTRLIESAKRQPEYTKEQIHGTVVGFFSPQLFHGIAAGGFHLHFVDDDHTFGGHVLDFEMNSGSVEVSKIETLEQHFPTDNEEFLEADIDYSNINEDISEAE, encoded by the coding sequence ATGTTATACCAACATGGCACTTTAGGGACTTTGATGGCAGGTATGTTAGATGGTACAGCTAAAATAAGTGACATACTGCAACACGGTGATTTAGGGATAGGTACCTTAACTGGCTCTGATGGCGAGGTGATCATTGTCGATGGCATAGCATATCATGCGAATGAACATAATGAGTTTACAGAGTTAACCGGCAATGAAATGACACCATTTGCTACTGTGACGCCCTTTGATCCCGATTTACAATTTGACGTGCGTGTTATTAGTGATCAGGAGGCAGTGCTAAACGAAGTATTGCATCAAGTGAACAGCGAAAATATTTTTATAGCAGTGAAGATTACTGGTAAATTTGAAATGATGCACGTACGTATGATGCCTAAACAAGACAAACCCTACACTCGCTTAATTGAATCGGCAAAAAGACAACCAGAATATACTAAGGAACAAATTCATGGTACAGTCGTCGGTTTCTTTTCACCTCAATTATTTCATGGCATTGCAGCCGGTGGATTTCATTTACACTTTGTAGATGATGACCATACTTTTGGTGGGCATGTTTTAGATTTTGAAATGAATAGTGGTAGTGTAGAAGTGAGCAAGATAGAAACATTAGAACAACATTTCCCTACAGATAATGAAGAATTTTTAGAAGCGGATATAGACTATTCTAATATCAATGAAGATATTTCCGAAGCTGAATAA
- a CDS encoding FUSC family protein, with translation MINYLKSLIKFDKIKIDPLKGTRQAILMFIPLIIGYLMGQLQIGLLMATGTLAHIYVFGGSARSKLRIVLYSTIGLSIAMVLGSLTVTQPLMFGMLLLVVTVVPYFIFSALNIPGPSSTFFIVAFSLPINLPVAPEEALMRGITMFAGGLLATLVVIVNILISKESAEFKAVKNEYSIIKQLIAQFNDEQAFATTSRKAVNVFKNADNQFIAASLPKGKKTIKFQKLLILHNLAQGMYAELLELNARNNRPLPTEIVEMATYISDMVTNKGQNNELWRKEISVSHVYQNLIDYIFRVDEIMHANDKKIVHEIDIRIPIYGQHMYQNLTLDSIIFKNTLRYIVIMGVSIFVALMFHFDKAYWIPLSAHTVLVGRHTMHSLERAGARGIGTVLGVVALSLILITNPSVPVAIALLALTAGITEMFVGANYSFAVIFITIQVLLLNGLASQHLTLSIALPRITDVMVGVIIGAIGLVILGRKTASSMLPNSIGEVVRAEAKIFHYLFSTNSYDKQEEGKKEMLLLSVKLNNMSRVYDSANGEIFNHKIAIQNYYPTIYALEEISFMLTRALNNNKRIHIDDAQMGEYLVAFENIAKHFDHNNYLFVKDLSTLPQYVYITEALMNIQHNCTHTNNA, from the coding sequence GTGATTAATTATTTAAAATCATTAATCAAGTTCGATAAAATAAAAATCGATCCATTAAAGGGAACGAGACAAGCTATATTAATGTTTATCCCACTTATAATTGGTTATCTTATGGGTCAATTACAAATTGGTTTGTTAATGGCTACAGGAACATTAGCGCACATATATGTATTCGGAGGTTCTGCACGTTCCAAACTACGTATAGTTTTGTATTCAACTATAGGGCTATCCATTGCAATGGTTTTAGGTTCGCTTACAGTGACCCAACCCCTTATGTTTGGCATGTTATTACTCGTCGTAACAGTTGTACCTTATTTTATATTTAGCGCGTTAAATATACCCGGTCCATCATCCACTTTCTTCATAGTAGCCTTTAGTTTACCTATTAACTTACCGGTAGCACCCGAAGAAGCGTTGATGAGAGGTATAACGATGTTTGCTGGTGGTTTGCTAGCCACTTTAGTCGTTATTGTGAATATTTTAATTTCAAAAGAATCTGCAGAATTTAAAGCAGTTAAAAATGAATATTCAATTATTAAACAGTTAATTGCGCAATTTAATGATGAACAAGCATTTGCTACAACTTCTAGAAAAGCGGTTAATGTGTTTAAAAATGCAGATAATCAATTTATCGCAGCGAGTTTACCAAAAGGTAAGAAAACAATTAAATTTCAAAAGTTATTAATCTTACATAACTTAGCACAAGGTATGTATGCCGAATTGTTAGAATTAAATGCTAGGAATAATAGACCGTTACCTACTGAAATTGTAGAAATGGCAACATATATAAGTGATATGGTTACGAACAAAGGTCAAAATAATGAACTATGGCGTAAAGAAATAAGCGTGAGTCACGTTTATCAAAATTTAATTGACTATATTTTTAGAGTAGATGAAATTATGCATGCCAATGATAAAAAAATAGTTCATGAAATTGATATTAGAATACCAATTTATGGTCAACATATGTATCAAAATTTAACGTTAGATTCTATTATATTTAAGAATACTTTAAGATATATAGTCATAATGGGAGTTTCTATTTTTGTAGCTTTAATGTTCCACTTTGACAAGGCGTATTGGATTCCATTATCTGCACATACAGTATTAGTAGGTAGACATACAATGCATAGTCTCGAAAGAGCGGGTGCAAGGGGTATCGGTACTGTATTAGGCGTCGTGGCATTGTCTTTAATTCTAATAACTAATCCATCCGTACCTGTAGCGATCGCTTTACTTGCGTTGACTGCTGGTATTACAGAAATGTTTGTAGGTGCGAATTATTCTTTCGCTGTTATATTTATTACGATTCAAGTGTTATTGTTAAACGGTCTAGCGTCTCAACATTTAACACTATCGATAGCCTTACCGCGTATTACAGATGTTATGGTCGGCGTTATTATCGGTGCGATAGGATTAGTAATATTAGGTAGAAAGACTGCTTCGTCTATGTTACCTAACTCTATAGGTGAAGTGGTAAGAGCTGAAGCGAAAATATTCCATTACCTTTTTTCAACTAATAGTTATGACAAACAAGAAGAGGGCAAAAAAGAAATGTTATTGTTAAGCGTTAAACTAAATAATATGTCACGCGTATATGATAGTGCGAATGGTGAGATTTTTAATCATAAAATTGCAATTCAAAATTATTATCCAACTATCTATGCTTTAGAAGAAATTAGCTTTATGCTGACACGAGCTTTAAACAACAATAAGCGTATCCATATAGATGATGCGCAAATGGGAGAATATTTAGTCGCATTTGAAAATATTGCAAAACATTTTGATCATAATAATTATCTTTTTGTGAAAGACTTATCGACGTTACCGCAATATGTGTATATTACAGAGGCGTTAATGAATATTCAACATAATTGTACCCATACTAATAATGCGTAA
- a CDS encoding DUF2188 domain-containing protein — MPWTMEDYPQSWKNFDKLERKKAIDIGNAMLKDGYSESDTIPIATKQAESWYKNASQQELDELKNKKITQHQKDSEANPELNERDVHVYFEDDSWKVKTDGAKQASDRFDKKEDAMKRARNIADNRDVEIIEHKKDE; from the coding sequence ATGCCTTGGACTATGGAAGACTATCCACAAAGTTGGAAAAACTTTGATAAATTAGAACGTAAAAAAGCGATTGATATTGGCAATGCGATGCTTAAAGACGGTTACAGTGAAAGTGATACAATTCCAATTGCGACGAAACAAGCCGAATCTTGGTATAAGAATGCTTCACAACAAGAACTAGACGAATTAAAAAATAAAAAGATTACGCAGCATCAAAAAGATAGTGAAGCCAATCCGGAACTTAACGAACGTGACGTTCATGTATATTTTGAAGACGATAGTTGGAAAGTGAAAACAGATGGAGCCAAACAAGCGTCAGATCGTTTTGATAAAAAGGAAGACGCGATGAAAAGAGCACGTAATATCGCAGATAATAGAGATGTAGAAATAATAGAACATAAAAAAGATGAATAA
- a CDS encoding FMN-binding negative transcriptional regulator has product MYIPKYYQMHDYEEIKQFMRNNNFVTIITTDGVRPIATHLPVNIEEHSNVLYISGHFARGNKQWQTINNNDNILIIFHGPHGYVSSTWYEQEDVPTWDYESIHTYGEGHLLNEEQLAVDLTKLLKQYEQHRENGATWDNLSDQTKKQIKGIVGFKIKVTNIEAAYKLSQTRSEQEKRNIASQLNNSDNSMDHILADEIEKQ; this is encoded by the coding sequence ATGTATATACCAAAATACTATCAAATGCACGATTATGAAGAAATTAAACAGTTTATGCGCAACAATAATTTTGTCACTATAATTACAACTGACGGAGTAAGACCAATAGCAACACATTTACCAGTGAATATTGAAGAACACAGTAATGTTTTATATATTTCAGGACATTTTGCGAGAGGTAATAAACAGTGGCAGACGATAAATAATAATGACAATATATTAATTATATTTCATGGTCCGCATGGCTATGTTTCTTCTACTTGGTATGAACAAGAAGACGTTCCAACGTGGGATTATGAAAGTATTCATACATATGGTGAAGGTCATTTGCTTAATGAAGAACAATTGGCTGTAGATTTAACAAAACTATTAAAGCAATACGAACAACACCGTGAAAATGGAGCAACTTGGGATAATTTGTCGGACCAAACGAAAAAACAAATTAAAGGTATTGTAGGGTTTAAAATAAAAGTAACAAATATTGAAGCAGCTTATAAACTAAGCCAAACACGTAGTGAACAAGAGAAGCGGAATATAGCATCACAGTTAAATAACAGCGATAACTCTATGGATCACATTTTAGCTGATGAAATAGAGAAGCAATAA
- a CDS encoding GTP pyrophosphokinase, translating into MYVERKPSLYLEELREDFKHSFNNFNDSDEAFSTLVDFVSLDQVYSSALKEISTKLDILDDNFQHIYKHNPIHHMERRVKQLSSVISKLQRKGYEISATSARENLQDIAGIRVICNYIEDIYAIEKMLLKQGDIELLKRKDYIEYPKSNGYRSLHLVVTVPVFLADFVEYVPVEIQIRTIGMDMWASLEHQIRYKNEANTEKYRSLLKQCATQITDVEHTMQDIHSEVFDQHSYK; encoded by the coding sequence ATGTATGTTGAACGCAAGCCTTCACTATATTTAGAAGAATTAAGAGAAGATTTTAAGCATAGTTTTAACAACTTTAACGATTCTGACGAAGCATTTTCGACACTTGTAGATTTTGTAAGTTTGGACCAAGTATACAGTTCTGCACTCAAAGAGATAAGTACGAAATTAGATATATTGGATGATAATTTCCAACATATTTATAAACATAATCCAATACATCATATGGAACGACGCGTAAAACAATTGAGTAGTGTAATTTCAAAATTACAGCGTAAGGGGTATGAAATATCAGCAACTTCGGCACGAGAAAACTTGCAAGACATTGCAGGGATACGCGTAATTTGTAATTATATTGAAGATATTTATGCGATAGAAAAAATGTTATTAAAACAAGGCGATATTGAATTGTTAAAACGTAAGGACTATATTGAATATCCAAAGAGTAATGGTTATCGCAGTTTACATTTAGTCGTAACTGTACCTGTATTTCTCGCAGATTTTGTAGAATATGTGCCGGTAGAAATTCAAATACGAACTATCGGCATGGATATGTGGGCAAGTTTAGAACACCAAATTAGATATAAAAATGAAGCTAACACTGAAAAATATCGCAGCCTATTAAAACAATGTGCCACACAAATTACCGATGTAGAACATACAATGCAAGATATACATTCCGAAGTTTTTGATCAACATTCATATAAATAA
- a CDS encoding GntR family transcriptional regulator, giving the protein MEFEYPEQWLEGASKGEMIAAEIRLQIVKGTIEPDTLLTENQVAKTYNVSRSPVRDAFKLLKQDQLIHLERMGAEVLPFEEKEKKELYDLRIMLESFAFSRLKEQQLEQVVKELSKQLEMMKVAVQFEDAESFTEHDIKFHEVAILASKHQYLKTYWNNLSPVMEALILLSMRHRMHNDKEDFERIHYNHQTFIDAIATQDSTKLRHAFHLNFDDVGEDIESFWLK; this is encoded by the coding sequence GTGGAATTTGAATATCCAGAACAATGGCTAGAAGGCGCATCGAAAGGTGAGATGATAGCAGCTGAAATTCGTTTGCAAATTGTTAAAGGAACCATTGAACCGGATACTTTATTAACGGAGAATCAAGTGGCTAAAACGTATAACGTTAGTCGTTCACCTGTACGTGACGCTTTTAAATTATTGAAACAAGATCAATTAATTCATTTGGAACGTATGGGAGCAGAGGTATTACCATTTGAAGAAAAAGAAAAGAAAGAATTATATGATTTACGTATAATGTTAGAGTCTTTTGCCTTTTCAAGATTAAAAGAACAACAACTTGAGCAGGTCGTTAAAGAATTAAGTAAACAGTTAGAAATGATGAAAGTTGCCGTCCAATTTGAAGATGCTGAGTCGTTTACAGAACATGATATTAAATTCCATGAAGTAGCAATTTTAGCTTCTAAACATCAGTATTTAAAAACTTATTGGAATAATTTAAGTCCGGTAATGGAAGCTCTCATATTATTGTCTATGCGTCATAGAATGCACAACGATAAGGAAGATTTTGAACGTATCCATTACAATCACCAAACGTTTATTGATGCGATTGCTACGCAAGATTCAACGAAATTAAGACATGCATTCCATTTAAACTTTGACGATGTCGGTGAAGATATTGAAAGTTTTTGGTTGAAATAG
- the gntK gene encoding gluconokinase: MKYMIGVDIGTTSTKSVLYDEQGNFILKHNIGYPLNTPNVDVSEENPDELFDAVLMTIKYVIRESGINKDDIKLVSFSAQMHSLIAMDSNHQRLTENLTWADNRASKYAEQINNQHNGVEIYQRTGTPIHPMSPLSKIFWMKHEQQQTYNNTAKFVDIKTYIFYQLFEQYVIDQSMASATGMLNLESLQWDAEALQLLGIDESQLPEVVPTTHILTGMKKRYATLMGLNEDTPFVVGASDGVLSNLGVNAFKKGEVAVTIGTSGAIRTVIDKPRTDYKGRIFCYVLTENHYVIGGPVNNGGVILRWLRDEILASEVETAKRLGVDTYDVLTQIASRVKPGAEGLIFHPYLAGERAPLWNADARGSFFGLTLSHKKEHMIRAALEGVLYNLYTVYLALIEVMNETPSTIKATGGFAKSKVWRQMMADIFDTHLSVPESYESSCLGACVLGMKALGEIEDFSIIEDMVGTTNEHEPDKEQVQTYQQLVSIFINLSRSLEERYAEIADFQRQNMTTE; encoded by the coding sequence ATGAAATATATGATTGGTGTCGACATTGGTACAACAAGTACTAAGTCCGTATTATACGATGAGCAAGGTAACTTCATCTTAAAGCATAATATTGGTTACCCACTCAATACACCGAATGTAGATGTATCTGAAGAAAATCCCGATGAATTATTCGATGCTGTGTTAATGACAATCAAATATGTTATTAGAGAATCTGGAATTAACAAAGATGATATAAAATTGGTGTCGTTTAGTGCACAAATGCATAGTTTAATCGCGATGGATAGTAATCATCAGCGCTTAACAGAAAACTTAACTTGGGCGGATAATAGAGCAAGTAAGTATGCTGAACAAATTAATAATCAACATAATGGTGTTGAAATTTATCAAAGAACTGGTACACCTATCCATCCAATGTCCCCGTTATCTAAAATATTTTGGATGAAGCATGAACAACAACAAACATATAATAATACAGCTAAGTTTGTAGATATTAAAACGTATATCTTTTATCAATTATTTGAGCAATATGTAATCGATCAGTCAATGGCTTCTGCAACTGGCATGTTGAATTTAGAATCATTGCAATGGGATGCCGAAGCATTACAATTACTCGGAATTGATGAAAGCCAATTACCTGAAGTTGTTCCAACAACGCACATTTTAACTGGCATGAAAAAACGTTATGCAACGTTAATGGGACTGAATGAAGACACACCATTTGTAGTAGGTGCAAGTGATGGCGTGTTATCCAATTTAGGCGTTAACGCGTTTAAAAAAGGTGAAGTCGCCGTGACTATTGGTACTTCAGGTGCTATTCGTACTGTAATAGATAAACCACGTACTGATTACAAAGGACGTATTTTCTGTTACGTCTTAACTGAAAATCATTATGTTATCGGTGGCCCAGTTAATAACGGTGGTGTTATCTTGCGTTGGCTGCGAGATGAAATATTAGCAAGTGAAGTAGAAACAGCTAAACGCTTAGGCGTCGATACTTATGATGTATTGACACAAATTGCAAGTAGAGTGAAACCAGGTGCGGAAGGTCTTATCTTCCATCCTTATTTAGCAGGTGAGCGTGCGCCACTTTGGAACGCAGATGCCCGTGGTTCATTTTTCGGATTAACGCTATCACATAAAAAAGAACATATGATACGAGCTGCATTAGAAGGCGTATTATATAACCTTTATACAGTTTACTTAGCATTGATTGAAGTTATGAACGAAACACCAAGCACGATTAAAGCAACAGGTGGTTTTGCTAAAAGTAAGGTTTGGCGTCAAATGATGGCAGATATCTTTGATACACACTTAAGCGTCCCTGAAAGTTATGAAAGTTCTTGTTTAGGAGCTTGTGTATTAGGAATGAAAGCACTTGGCGAAATAGAAGATTTCTCAATTATTGAAGACATGGTTGGCACGACGAATGAACATGAACCTGATAAAGAGCAAGTACAAACTTATCAGCAATTGGTCTCAATATTTATTAATTTAAGCCGTTCTTTAGAAGAACGTTATGCTGAAATTGCAGATTTTCAACGTCAAAACATGACGACAGAGTAA
- a CDS encoding gluconate:H+ symporter, producing MFETIWPLITVVIGIVFLLVLIIFLKLNTFISLIITSIVTAILLGMPLDKILDTVEKGMGSTLGHIALIFGLGAILGKLLADGGGATRIADTLINKFGQKHVQWAMLIAAFIVGIALFFEVGLVLLIPLVFTIAKRANVSQLKLGLPMVTALSVTHGFLPPHPGPVVIAKELHANLGHVLLYGIIIAIPVTIIAGPIFNKMAQKLTPTAYTREGDISALGAQREFKVSEMPSFFMSLITAVLPVILMLISTIVQLVTGHEKATNGFEGFIYFIGTAGTAMLVAVIFAMFSMGVKQGRKNSEIMDSVSNAIYPIGMMILIIGGGGTFKEVLIDGGVGDTIAHLFKGTEMSPILLAWIVASVLRIALGSATVAAISTTGIVLPLLQHSDVNIALVVLAIGAGSVILSHVNDAGFWMFKEYFGLTVKETFLTWSLLETIISVSGIIFILFLSLFV from the coding sequence ATGTTTGAAACTATATGGCCACTTATTACCGTGGTAATTGGTATTGTATTTTTACTTGTACTTATTATCTTTTTGAAATTAAATACATTTATTTCTTTAATTATTACATCAATAGTTACAGCAATATTATTAGGTATGCCACTAGATAAAATACTCGATACAGTGGAAAAAGGAATGGGCAGCACACTCGGTCACATCGCTTTAATTTTTGGCTTGGGCGCAATTTTAGGTAAATTACTAGCAGATGGTGGCGGTGCAACTAGAATCGCTGATACATTAATTAATAAATTCGGACAAAAACATGTGCAATGGGCAATGCTAATTGCGGCATTCATTGTCGGTATTGCGTTATTCTTCGAAGTTGGATTAGTACTCTTAATTCCATTAGTGTTTACAATTGCCAAACGCGCTAATGTTTCTCAATTAAAACTTGGTTTACCAATGGTGACAGCACTTTCTGTTACACATGGTTTCCTACCACCACATCCAGGACCAGTTGTTATTGCTAAAGAATTACATGCAAACCTAGGTCATGTATTGTTATACGGTATTATTATTGCTATACCAGTAACGATTATTGCAGGACCAATTTTCAATAAAATGGCACAAAAACTTACACCTACTGCATATACAAGAGAAGGGGATATCTCAGCTTTAGGTGCACAACGAGAATTTAAAGTCAGTGAAATGCCAAGTTTCTTTATGAGTTTGATCACAGCTGTATTACCTGTGATTTTAATGTTAATTTCAACGATAGTACAGTTAGTAACAGGACATGAAAAAGCTACAAATGGCTTTGAAGGTTTCATTTACTTTATAGGAACAGCAGGTACTGCTATGTTAGTTGCAGTTATCTTTGCAATGTTCTCAATGGGCGTTAAACAAGGGCGAAAAAATTCAGAAATTATGGATTCAGTATCAAATGCTATCTATCCAATCGGTATGATGATCTTAATCATTGGTGGTGGCGGTACATTTAAAGAAGTACTTATTGATGGCGGTGTAGGTGATACAATTGCACACTTATTCAAAGGTACAGAAATGTCACCAATATTATTAGCATGGATTGTAGCGTCAGTATTGCGTATTGCATTAGGTTCAGCTACAGTTGCAGCAATCTCTACGACAGGAATCGTATTACCATTGTTACAACATTCAGACGTTAATATAGCACTCGTCGTATTAGCTATTGGTGCCGGAAGTGTTATCTTGTCACATGTTAATGATGCAGGATTTTGGATGTTTAAAGAGTATTTTGGTTTAACTGTAAAAGAAACATTTTTAACTTGGTCTTTATTAGAGACTATTATTTCTGTATCAGGTATTATCTTCATTTTATTCTTAAGCTTATTCGTTTAG
- a CDS encoding helix-turn-helix transcriptional regulator, with amino-acid sequence MEYSQLDLLKAHAQELLGINLEGITISNLSRITQLLISPFTNIKSKKFNTTLKEFLSNMSSETIYHYCNQFGVNYFIFKYNKTQELFVLGPYLEQRPNEQQCRALLNHNNISMSRLNVLKQYFMKIPLCSHSKVKKMCRLAIKFIKDRNYIYDIAAIDFNFHLDQENYATKELQTQYVDMDIKARYDIENSLLIAVENGDVNEAVELLSTMYAKVVGLKRLQDEVQNAKYKSFIINVLCRKAVERAGVALVTIDALSTKYAAIIDSTTSYENMYDVTQAMIIDYAQAALKIKATLYSPKINKVVQYIELNLMNELNLRQIAAYVDLAPAYLSRVFNQEIGMSLAQYITEMRMAKASELLMRTSLTVQTISEQIGFKQMSYFSQKFKQHFEMTPLQYRNKYQKFV; translated from the coding sequence ATGGAATATAGCCAACTAGATTTACTGAAAGCACATGCACAAGAGTTGTTAGGGATAAACTTAGAGGGAATAACAATTTCAAATTTATCTCGTATTACGCAATTATTAATTTCACCATTTACTAATATTAAAAGTAAAAAATTCAATACTACGTTAAAAGAATTTTTAAGCAATATGTCTAGCGAAACAATTTATCATTATTGTAACCAGTTTGGGGTTAACTACTTCATTTTTAAGTACAATAAAACGCAAGAATTGTTTGTTTTGGGTCCATATTTAGAACAGAGACCGAATGAACAACAATGTAGAGCATTACTAAATCATAATAATATTAGTATGAGTAGACTTAATGTCTTAAAGCAATACTTTATGAAGATACCGTTATGCAGTCATAGTAAAGTAAAAAAGATGTGCAGATTAGCAATCAAATTTATTAAAGATAGAAATTACATTTATGATATAGCAGCTATAGATTTTAACTTTCATCTAGATCAAGAAAATTACGCAACGAAAGAGTTACAAACACAATATGTAGATATGGATATTAAAGCACGCTATGACATTGAAAACAGTCTATTAATTGCTGTAGAAAATGGTGATGTTAATGAAGCGGTAGAGTTATTAAGTACTATGTACGCTAAAGTAGTAGGTTTAAAACGTCTACAAGATGAAGTGCAAAATGCTAAATATAAATCATTTATCATTAATGTGTTGTGTCGAAAAGCTGTAGAACGAGCAGGGGTGGCATTAGTAACGATTGATGCATTATCTACGAAATATGCTGCTATAATCGATAGCACGACGAGTTATGAAAATATGTACGACGTAACACAAGCAATGATTATAGATTATGCACAAGCCGCTTTAAAAATTAAAGCGACATTATATAGTCCTAAAATTAATAAAGTAGTGCAGTATATCGAATTGAACTTAATGAATGAACTGAATTTAAGACAGATAGCTGCTTATGTCGATCTAGCTCCGGCATATTTATCGCGTGTTTTTAATCAGGAAATTGGTATGTCATTAGCGCAATATATAACAGAAATGCGCATGGCGAAGGCAAGTGAGTTGTTAATGAGAACGTCATTAACTGTGCAAACAATATCTGAACAAATCGGATTTAAACAAATGAGCTATTTTAGCCAAAAATTCAAACAACATTTTGAAATGACCCCATTACAATATCGCAATAAATACCAAAAATTTGTATAA